The DNA segment AGaagataatatgaaaataaaaaaaaagtggaaTATGAGAATTAGTggttaaaagatattttttgaattataaaaaaacttcACTAAAAAGTTAGTTATTTTTTAGGGTTaaatttaaggcaaaaacttgtgtgagacggtctcacgtgtcgtattttgtgagactgatctcttatttgggtcatccatgaaaaaatattactttttatgctaagagtattactttttattgtgaatatcgcgatagggttgactcgtctcacagataaagatccgtgagaccgtctcacaagatacctactctaaCTTATTATggttatatatgtgtgtgtgtgttttgtgtgTTTAAAATTGATTAATAACAAGAAACCAAAACTTGTGAAAAAGAGAAATTTTGCTTGGAAAACGAAATCAGTCCGCACGTTTTGATTCGGTTTACGTTGGTAAAAAATATCCGTTTCcattttttcatgaatcatAGTTATATTTGAAATCCTAGATTTTAGTCAGATTATAGATACAATATTACAAATGTACGCCTGAAGAACCATTTCCAGTCCTAATTCTTTATATTTTTCCTGTCTCAAAATATGTACATGCAAAAATATAttactataaataaaaaatatttaattttgctTTTCAACTATATTTAACTATACATATCTTTCAATTAAAATAACgaaatgtatattattaaacaaTCTCACTTATCTATATTTCTGAAAAGGATTAATCTGATCATActtacaatgaaaaataatatttttcatgaattgaaTTGAgcaagagatccgtctcacaaaaatttttgtctGAATGCGGAGAAAAATTCCATCCACAATTACAATTTGAAACCAAATGCAGCCAGGATCAAACCAAACTTCATTGAAATTGGATCAATTCTCCCAAATTTTCAACTCCACCAGGTCTCGAGTTGGCTTCCTAGGATTCTAATGGTTGCGGCCAACTACCAGTCCAGCAAAATAGCTAATTCTTCagcaaatttgaaaaaaattaaactcaAATATAAATTGTGTACATTCAACCCACAGCTTAAAGCTAAAAACAGTGGGGGGTGAATATGTGCCTCAATTCTACTCCAAACCATAGTacatataaaatgttttattgcAACCTTTTGCACACATTATgagtaaatatttaaatgaaaaataataatgataatactATGAACTATGATACAGATGCAGCACAAAAATATTCGATCAGCTCTCTTCAACTATCATCTACATTTCTATGTCTTCCAAGTCTGGCAAAGGAAAACGAAGTATTGCCGCGATACCAGTAAGTTGTGCCAGTTCTGAACCTCAGGCATGAAAAAGGAAAGTTTGTTAAGATTTGGTCATATATGataataagaataaattttttaatacaaTTACGCGCAAAGGATGTATACAGGGGttcgacaaaataaaataaggaTGTACTTACGCTCTCCTGACACATGCATAGAGGAGAAGATGTGAGTAGTGCCGCCTGAGTTCTTGACGGAATCTACCAAGTTCACATACCTTTGCCTCGTTGGTATATCAGAATTCCTGGGAAAACATCGTTTTTGACTGATAAGAAAGTGATCATATGTGGTTTCAATTTCTTGAGGAAGTGGTAGAATTCACCATCCAATTTGGGGTATGGATTCAAATAGAGGCCAAAACTTAAGCTAATCTCGAATATCTTGATCCACGTTTTACTACTTTCAAATCATACTTCTTTCGCTACACAACTTTTCTTTAAATACAAGCTCGATATAAAGCAGGCTGCCTGGATCGGGTTAATAATTAATGTACACCATGTTTAACAAACATGCTTAAGCACAAGGAGAATGCAAGGGCAGATTAACGGATGATAGAACAATAGGCCGTGACAAGTGGGCATCGGTGAGCGGTTGCCCTTTAGAAATAGGCTTAATCGATGAAGGCAACAATTTCAGTGAATCAGAAACAAAATTCTGATCATTAGTCCGTTCCATCCGATTACTGGGAGGTCTTTGAGAGATAATAAAAATCACTAACCTAAAGAGCTCATCCGTAATGAGAAGCGTCTGGACAGCTAGTCGCTCATGGGCAACTTCAACGTGTTTTGGTCCATAACAAGCTCGAGCAGGATCCTATCCAAAGCCACCACATATTAACTAAAACAAACCAAACTAAACCATGTAGATTATAATTTGATAGattataatttgatttttaataagCTTAATAGTCATGGAAGCATGCAGACAGATATATTGTGAATTCAGACAAAAAAGAGAGGCAGAAATACTAGCAAATTGTGAACATAGGTAAAGAGAGAACGGACATTTGATAGCATGGCAAAGAAATCCTTGAGTGCCCGGACCTGcattaaaatgaaataaataataaatcctACAAGAAAACAATATTAACACACAAAACAGAAACCAACCCGATATTTCGAACGCTAAATGATAGCAACATAGTGAACTAGGCATATTTCTACCTCTTGTGCAGCTTTTGTGTCTTTAATCATATTCATGACATTTGGAGCATCCAAAACCTCCCTCAAACTATGCCtgggtataatttttaaatataagatTATAATGagttatgataaaaaaaacatcacACTGCCAGTTGAATTATCTCAACACAAGTAGATTCAATGAACTCCAAATATCGATTCAATATATTGAAAAGCCAACCTGTAGGATGATTGAATCttattttgaagaaaagttcttataatttatttttcatctcatttcacaTTCACGGCCATATTCCCAAACATCAAATacagtttcacaaaattgatacaATTGGAAGCGTTGGAGTATCCAACAGATTTGTTGATTAATTTGTAGATGCTGTTTCCACACCAAGATTCTACTTTCATACATAAATTAAAAAGGTTCTGCCCCCTATTGCTGTTTTCTAATTATATAATTCCGTCTTTGTTATTTGGGGTGAATAACAGATAAACAAAGAGACATTTAGTAGAATAATTTTCAGTAATGCTACCACACTGATTAATGAGATCCAATGAGCAAAGTCCACATCAGACAAGATCCAAACTTGTTATAAATAAGGCAACAAGACAACAGCAAAACAAGAAAATGGACAGAAAGAGAAAGACAGTCGTACTTGTATCCAGAAGTAGTATGCACAAGAACTATACGTGATTTATTCTCGATGATGGATCTAAGCGACTTCCTCTCCGCCTCCAACATCAAGTGTCGATGAAATTGATCCTGAACATGCATGGAAATGATCCAATGCCATTATTTcgttattattatgaaataaataattttagtaCGAATCGAGCTAAAAACCAAGAAATTCATAGAGAAAATCGGAATAACTCATTGATATGCTTATCGATAGGAGAATAGCTACCTTGGTAAAACCGGGACTTGCAATCACAGCACAGCGAACAACGTTGAAATCAACATGTTTAAGGAATGACTAAAACAAGTAGAACAAAATAGTTTATCCTATTTAGTAATGTTTCTGAAATAGACACAGAACGAGTACAAAAAAACAGGTAGGCACTGAATTTTACCATTAAAACATTGTCGAAAAACTTGTTCAATGCCTGTCAAAACAAGCATATATCAGTAAGGACTCACGTGCTATAATCACAGGGAAAAAAGCTAGCAGATTTAGTCGAACAATATTTTGGGAAACAACTAACGGTCATACTTTGTCATAACCTGCAACTGCAGGTCCATGCTTGCGTGGTATTGAAGTCTCTACACGAGAACGAGTTGTTGTCACGCTGTTAATATTAATCCATTTAAACATTAGAATGTGGTTAGAAGACAGTAATCTGTAACAAACTCAAAATTTAGTAGTTCTTTCCTAAGAAACCGATTTTAAACAGTTCCATCCAATGAAACTATCTAATAAAGTCCAGATAGAAGATCAAATTAATATGAT comes from the Primulina huaijiensis isolate GDHJ02 chromosome 8, ASM1229523v2, whole genome shotgun sequence genome and includes:
- the LOC140983485 gene encoding protein PELOTA 1-like, with translation MKIVRRDFIRDGPGSVKMVPEEADDLWLAYNLISEGDSVLAVTVRKVLREAASGGRDAERVKLKLEIKVEGIEYDKEGSVLRIRGKNILENEHVKIGAFHTLEVELHRPFLLRKEIWDSVTLDVLHQASDPTASADLAVVLMQEGLAHILLVGKSVTTTRSRVETSIPRKHGPAVAGYDKALNKFFDNVLMSFLKHVDFNVVRCAVIASPGFTKDQFHRHLMLEAERKSLRSIIENKSRIVLVHTTSGYKHSLREVLDAPNVMNMIKDTKAAQEVRALKDFFAMLSNDPARACYGPKHVEVAHERLAVQTLLITDELFRNSDIPTRQRYVNLVDSVKNSGGTTHIFSSMHVSGEQLAQLTGIAAILRFPLPDLEDIEM